The window CTTGTCTGCGGCGGTTTTAACGCCGATTTTGACGGTGACCAGCTTGCCGTTCATGTGCCGCTTTCTTATGAAGCTCAGGTGGAAGCAAGAATGCTTATGCTTGCGCCTTTAAACATTCTGTCTCCTGCCAGCGGAAAGCCAATCATTGTACCTAACCAGGACATTGTATTGGGGCTGTACTACATAACCAAAGAAACGGGCAAACAGAAATCCGCCGCGGAAAAGAAGAAAAAATTTTACTCCGAAGAAGAAGCCCTTATGGCTTATGACCATGACGCCATTGACTTACACGAAATGGTTGCCGTTAGAATGAGAAATAAACTTGTTGAAACAAGCGCCGGCAGGCTTATCTTTAATCAGATACTTCCCAAAGGCCAGGACAAAAACGGCAAGTTTATGGAATATGTAAATGACAAAATGACAAAGAAACAGATTGTAAAACTTATCGGCGTGGTATTTGAAAGATACGGCTCCAAAGTAACGGCAGAGATGCTTGATAAAATGAAAGAGCTTGGATTCAAACAGTCCACACTTGCGGGCTTTACAATCGGCGTTGCAGATTTAAAGATACCGGATGAAAAACAGGGGCTTGTAGCTGAAGCAGCAAAGAAAGCCATTCAGATAAGGTCGCAGTATAACAAGGGTATCATTACGGACGGCGAAAGATACAACAAGATTATAGACATATGGACCACCGTAACCGATAAAGTTGCGGATTATATGTTCAAAGAACTTGAAGAGGATCAGGCCGGATTTAACCCTGTGTTTATGATGGCGGATTCGGGCGCAAGGGGTTCCAAACTGCAGATAAGGCAGCTTGCAGGAATGAGGGGACTTATGGCCAAACCGCAGAAGAAGATGACCGGAGGCGTGGGCGAAATTATCGAAACTCCCATCAAATCCAACTTCAGGGAAGGGCTGTCGGTTCTTGAATATTTCATATCCACTCACGGAGCAAGAAAAGGACTTGCGGATACCGCTTTGAAAACGGCTGACGCGGGATACCTTACAAGAAGGCTTATAGACGTAGCGCAGGATGTAATTGTCACAAATAATGACTGCGGTACAATAAATGGAATCAATGTAATGGCCATAAAAGAAGGCGGCGAAGTCATAGAACCCCTTGCAGACAGGATAATGTGGAGGGTGGCTGTAGATAACGTTGTTGATCTTGTTACAGACGAAGTAATTGTAAAAGCAAACACGCTTATAACGCCGGAAGTCGCAAAAAGAATTGAAGAAGCGGGATATGAAAGAATAAGGGTACGTTCCGTACTTACCTGCGAAACAAGCGAAGGCTGCTGCGCAAAATGTTACGGCGCGGATTTAACATCGGGTAAGCTTGTTGACCTTGGCGAAGCGGTGGGTATTATAGCCGCGCAGTCAATTGGAGAGCCGGGTACCCAGCTTACGCTTAGAACCTTCCACGTCGGCGGTACTGCCAGCCGTGTTGTTGAACAGTCTGAAATCAAGGCTAAACACGAAGGTGTTGTGGGCTTCAGCGGAATTAAGTATGTTACGGATGAAGAAGGCGATATGATTGTGACGAACAGAAGCGGAGAAATTTCTGTTTTTGATAATAACAAGGTGGAAAGAGAACTGCACCACATTGCATATGGTACAAAACTTAAAGTAAAAGACGGCCAGAAAGTTAAAGACGGCGACACCATCGGATTATGGGATCTTTATAACATCCCGATCTTTACCGAAAAAGCCGGTAAAGTTGTATTTGATGATATAGTAGAAGATGTTACCATGCTTGAACAGGCTGATGCCGCAACCGGACAGCTTGGCAAGTTCATAATAGAATCAAAAGAAAAGCTCTACCCGCATATCAATATCGTTGATGAAAAGGGAGAACAGATTGCATCCTATTCCATACCGGTAGGCGCAAAGCTGGAAGTTGAAGACGGCGATAAGGTTAAAGGCGGAAAGATTCTTGCCAAGTTCCCAAGGGAACTTTCCAAGACGCGCGACATCACCGGCGGTCTTCCAAGGGTTGCGGAACTTGTGGAAGCCAGAAGGCCCAAGACCCCTGCTGTTATCACTGAAATAGACGGAAGGGTAAGATTTGAAGAATCCTCCACAGGCGTACGTAAAATTATCATTCAGAGCGACGATGGAGTGCAGAGAGAATATGCCATACCGCACGGCAAGTATATTAACGTGCGCGAAGGCGACGTGGTAGAAGCGGGAGAACAGCTGGTTGACGGAAACGTAAACCCGCATGATATCCTTCAGGTAAACGGAGAAAACGCCGTTCAGGAATATCTTCTGAACAAAGTTCAGGAAGTTTACCGCCTTCAGGGTGTTCAGATACACGACAAACACATTGAAGTTATAGTAAAGCAGATGATGAGAAAGGTTAAGATAGAAGACCCGGGCGATACGGAATTCCTGATAGACGAACAGGTTGACCGTTTTGCGTTCAAAGCCGAAAATGAAAAGATGGAAAAAGACGGAAAAGCACAGGCAAAGGCAAAACCGCTTCTGCTTGGCATCACCAAAGCCGCGCTTTCAACTGAAAGCTGGGTTTCCGCCGCATCTTTCCAGGAAACAACAAGGATTCTTATTGACGCCGCAGTTAACGGAAAAGTGGATAAATTAAAAGGCCTTAAAGAGAATGTTATCATAGGCCACTTAATTTCCGCCGGAACAGGCGTAAATGAATTCAAGAAATTCAAGAAAGTGGAAAAGAAAAAAGGACGCAAGTCAAAGATAGGCCCTGTTGAAGAAACAGAAGAATCAGCAGAGGCAGAAGAAGCGGAAGAATAAAACATTAATTCAAAGCCCCGGGATAACCTCCCGGGGCTTTTTTATTTATACTAATTGAGTTTGGTATTTATTGTAGAGGCGTAATACATTACGCCTCGTTTTTTACACGAATGTATAATGGTCTGTCCTGGTAACCGCACCTTTTAAGGTGCGTGTTCTTGAATTCTGTAATTTATCGTAAAGGCGTAATATATTACGCCTTGTTAAAAAAACGGATGTTTTCCTGGTAGGCGCGGTTTTTTGCCCGCGTGGTTTATTTTCTGAAATACCGTAATAAACGGATTGCGAAATAAGGGGTTAGAAAAAAAGAAGTGAAATATGCGGCAGGGAATTTAAATATTTATTAAAAAATTGTTTTTAAACTGTTATTTAAAATAAAAAAATAAATAAATTTAGGTTTTACGATGCAGAAAAGTGTATAAAATGCAGTAAAAACGCCATAAAAATGGCTTTTTTTAAAGCGAAAAAAAGCGCAGTAAATAATGAAAATAAATTAAAATATATGTTGACAATAAAGTGTATTTTGGATAATATATACAAGTTTTCAATTGCTCTTTTTAATTTTTATAGTATACAAATGTATCCATATAAAAAGGCAAAAAGGGCATAAAAGGCACTTTTTGCCTTTTGTATTTTACAAGTTTATGAAGGAGGCTTTTGATTTGCCTACAATCAACCAGTTGGTAAGACACAAGAGAACGAAGATGAATGTAAAGACGGCATCGCCGGCTTTAAGGCAGTGCCCGCAGAAAAGGGGCGTTTGCACAAGGGTTTACACAGTAACCCCTAAAAAGCCTAACTCCGCTTTGCGTAAAGTTGCAAGGGTAAGGCTTACAAACAAGATGGAAGTATCGTGCTACATACCGGGCGTTGGCCATAACCTTCAGGAACACTCTATCGTTCTTGTCAGGGGCGGCAGGGTAAAAGATCTTCCCGGCGTACGATATCACATTGTACGCGGTTCGCTTGATACGCAGGGTGTTCAGAATAGAAAACAGAGCAGATCTAAATACGGCACAAAAGCGCCGAAGAAGTAATAAAGCTTAAATCATTTAATACTTAAGGAGCATTAAAAATGCCAAGGAAAAAGAGAACGGTAAAAAGAGAAATTAAAGCAGATTCAAAATATAACAGTCTGATTATTGCAAAGCTTATCAACTGCATTATGTATCAGGGCAGAAAAAGCGCGGCAGAATCAATTGTTTATGGAGCGCTTGAATACATTGATAAAAAGGGAAAGAATTCCATGGAAGTTTTCAAAACTGCCATAGAAAACATCAAGCCCCT is drawn from Candidatus Goldiibacteriota bacterium HGW-Goldbacteria-1 and contains these coding sequences:
- the rpoC gene encoding DNA-directed RNA polymerase subunit beta' is translated as MLKKPEEKKHRDIEFNAIKISIASPELVRDWSMGEVKKPETINYRTFKPEFEGLFCERIFGPTKDYECACGKYKKQRYKGVVCDKCGVEVTETKVRRERMGHIELAVPVVHIWYLKGIPSKLAYLLNTSARNLEKVIYYENYIVIDPGAAEEVKKYELLTEDDYIRLKEKYGEQLNVKIGADAIKAMLRDTDIDKLAKELRKQIAKTVSLQKKKDIIKRLKVVEAFRKSGNIPGWMVLDVLPVIPPELRPLVQLDGGRFVTSDLNDLYRRIINRNNRLKKLISINSPELIVKNEKRMIQEAVDALFDNGRRGHPVRGARNRPLKSLSDMLKGKQGRFRQNLLGKRVDYSGRSVIVVGPDLKLHQCGLPKKIALELFKPFIINKVQEMGYTIKSAKKMVENVRAEVWDILEEILEDHLVLLNRAPTLHRHSIQAFEPRLVEGNALTLHPLVCGGFNADFDGDQLAVHVPLSYEAQVEARMLMLAPLNILSPASGKPIIVPNQDIVLGLYYITKETGKQKSAAEKKKKFYSEEEALMAYDHDAIDLHEMVAVRMRNKLVETSAGRLIFNQILPKGQDKNGKFMEYVNDKMTKKQIVKLIGVVFERYGSKVTAEMLDKMKELGFKQSTLAGFTIGVADLKIPDEKQGLVAEAAKKAIQIRSQYNKGIITDGERYNKIIDIWTTVTDKVADYMFKELEEDQAGFNPVFMMADSGARGSKLQIRQLAGMRGLMAKPQKKMTGGVGEIIETPIKSNFREGLSVLEYFISTHGARKGLADTALKTADAGYLTRRLIDVAQDVIVTNNDCGTINGINVMAIKEGGEVIEPLADRIMWRVAVDNVVDLVTDEVIVKANTLITPEVAKRIEEAGYERIRVRSVLTCETSEGCCAKCYGADLTSGKLVDLGEAVGIIAAQSIGEPGTQLTLRTFHVGGTASRVVEQSEIKAKHEGVVGFSGIKYVTDEEGDMIVTNRSGEISVFDNNKVERELHHIAYGTKLKVKDGQKVKDGDTIGLWDLYNIPIFTEKAGKVVFDDIVEDVTMLEQADAATGQLGKFIIESKEKLYPHINIVDEKGEQIASYSIPVGAKLEVEDGDKVKGGKILAKFPRELSKTRDITGGLPRVAELVEARRPKTPAVITEIDGRVRFEESSTGVRKIIIQSDDGVQREYAIPHGKYINVREGDVVEAGEQLVDGNVNPHDILQVNGENAVQEYLLNKVQEVYRLQGVQIHDKHIEVIVKQMMRKVKIEDPGDTEFLIDEQVDRFAFKAENEKMEKDGKAQAKAKPLLLGITKAALSTESWVSAASFQETTRILIDAAVNGKVDKLKGLKENVIIGHLISAGTGVNEFKKFKKVEKKKGRKSKIGPVEETEESAEAEEAEE
- a CDS encoding 30S ribosomal protein S12, which codes for MPTINQLVRHKRTKMNVKTASPALRQCPQKRGVCTRVYTVTPKKPNSALRKVARVRLTNKMEVSCYIPGVGHNLQEHSIVLVRGGRVKDLPGVRYHIVRGSLDTQGVQNRKQSRSKYGTKAPKK